Part of the Leishmania infantum JPCM5 genome chromosome 34 genome, GGGGTACAGGGCCTCTAAGCGTCCGCCCGCATCAGTCCGTGTACGTCTTCGAAGACTTCGATGCGATCGGTGACGCCTGGGAGGCTTTGATAAACATGCAAGCGCGGCAGAGGAAGCTGGCgggggagcggcagctgggGAAGTGGACGAAGTCCTCTGGCGGCAAGGTGAGAGGCAGCGATGACGGTGATGGTGACAAGTCGCAGGCGGCTTCACCTTCCTCGTCTGCGGGCTCAAGATCTGGCGAGTCTTTCGACAGTCACGAGGACtacggcagcgacagcgacgacggcgactcGGAGTGCAGGGGCACGTTTCTACTGAGAGATAGCGTGCCAGAGGAGCTCACCCGAGACCATCTCACGGTAGAGCGCTTCATTGACCTCTTCAACGGATTGAACCTGCCCGACTCCTTCATCGCCGTCTTCACCACGAATCATCCAGAGAGGATCAACCCGCTTATggcgtcctcgtccgtgATGGATGTGACGTTGAACATGGGGATGCTCGATGATGAATGTGCGACGCAGATGGTCGAGCACTACTATGCTGCCGAGCTCGCCGATCAAAcggtggacggcggcggccgacgGCACCTCTCCACCTCACAGCTCGCGGCTCTGCGTGCGGCACTGCGGGTGTTTAATGCCAGCTCCACTGGACTGAGcggggcgctgctggagaagatgTGCGTCGAGTGCGACACAGTCGCCGCCTTGACGGCACGCCTGAGCTCAGTGGACTCTTTTGACGCGGTGGACGTGTTTTAGGGGGCGCCTCTCTAAAGTTACACGTCCGCGCAATCTCGCGCGATGTGCGGGCACGGCGGCCCGCCAATGCTGCTTTAGTCGCCTCTTTAAATCGTTACCCGCGACGGCATGTCGGCGtctccatctccctctccctctctatgtgcctgtgcacgtgcgtgtgttgggTGCATCCTCTGCTCCGCTGCGGTCTTTCGCCACCCCCCCTTCCTGATCGGCTCTGTGCGACGCGGCCATTTTCTTCTTCGCTCGGCCGTTGTGGATTTCGCGTTGAACTCCCGTCCTGCCCTCTTTGGCCGCGTGTGAGCGCGGAACGCGTCCCCGTGCTGCAGGACCCTTCGCGGTGCGTGTTGGGTGAAGAAGAACCCGGCGTGCTCTGTGGGCGGGCGTGTGGTGCGGCTGTATCGCCCTCTACGCTTCTGTTGCACGCACAGCCCCGCGCCGGCCCTGCTGGTCCGCTCCTTCTCGCGGTCttccaccaccagcaccaacagacacccccttctcctccattgttgttgctgccgctgcggatgcTATTGCCGGGGCCGAGGACAGAGACATGTGTAGAAGCAGGGCGAGAGAAGCGCAAGCAATCACATGCGCACGTCGGCTAGCACGCGTAGCCCACCCCCTTCACCCATCCAACCATACGcagcaccccccccccagcatGGACGAAAGAAGACACGCGACCTGatcgacacacacgccgaccttccggcgcgcacgccatAAGCGACCCTGCCTCCGCAAGTCTGCAAGCGTTCACCTCGCGTGTGCACCCTTGATGAGCACGTGtctgtgcctgcgtgcaTGTCTGCGCCGCGCGAAACATGCcgggcagccgcagcaacaggctctctctctcttaccTCTTTGCGCGACTGGTGCGCCCTCGTTGCTGCCCCTGGCCCCGCCcctgccctcttccctccttgTACCATCGACATCTTCACatcccaccccaccctctcttctcctgtGCACTGATatccgcacgcacacacacacacacgtgtataTCGATAACTGTATGCGCATGTGCAATGCAGCACAACGTCGTCGCTACACCTGCCATCCTCCGTAAGCTAACTCGCAAAGGTCTTGCTCCGAGCCCTacccgccgccccccccaccaccaccaccaccaccttaTTTTCTTTCCTTGCattgtgtgctgctgcttgtgtgCTCTTCCGGGTCTCAGAAGGAGCAAGTACCTGTCTTATCATTCCGCCCagcctgcacgcacacacatacgccaTTGTCGAGCTCGCGTGGTACCTGTCAGGGTACCTTCGATCGCTGCTATTCGTATTGCACTCCTCGCACGCTTCCCGAAGCGTCCGCTCCTCGCAGTCAAGATGGCGGCTCAGATGGTGCCGATCGACCCGGACAAGAAGGATGATGTCTACTACCGTTACAAGATGCCCGCCGTGCAGACCAAGGTggagggcagcggcaacggtaTCAAGACGGTGCTGCCGAACATTCACGACATCTGTCTGGTGATCAACCGCCCGGAGGAAGTGCTCATGAAGTACTTTCAGTTCGAACTCGGAGCGCAGCGTACGGTGTCGACGAAGGACGACAAGTTCCTGTTGATGGGCGCCCACCCCACGGAGCGCATGCAGGACAAGCTGTACGACTTCATTCGAAAGTTTGTGTTGTGCAAGTACTGCCGCAACCCGGAGACGGCCATCCACCTCGACGCTGGCAAGAAGGGCTCCGCTTCCATCAGTATGGTGTGCGGTGCGTGCGGTAAGCGGTCCAACTTCGATGAGCACCGTACCAAGACCTTCATGGCGCAGTACTACGAGAAGCATccggtggaggcgaaggcggccaagggtgccgcagaggcgcgcaagAAGGACGACGCCCCGGCGGCTGATGAGGTGGCCGCGCCGACCAAGCCGGAGAAGGAGTCGGGCAAGTCGGTCGGCAAGTCGGATCTCAGGGACGACCGCGAGGACCCCAAGGTCGTtttcgcgcgtgtgctgaAGGAGTCCTGGGGCAAGAACGACGAGCTTGTTGGGCGCACCGTGCGTCTGCTGAGCCAGTACAACCTGCCGGAGCACTACGGGCCGCCGATGGCGCTGTCTGcgatgctgctggagcaccGTGATGACCTGCTGTCGACCATgaagacgcacgcgcgtctgcTGAAGCGGCTTTGCACGGTGCCGGAGCTCTTCTCCCGCTCGGAGGGCTACGACGAGAAGGAGTTGACGGAGTTCTACAAGCGTGAAAAGAAGATTCAGAAGACGTTCCTGCGCGAGTGCGCCAAGGAGTTTGCCACCAACTTCACCCCCGACAAGTTCGCCGTTCTCATCTTTATGCTGTTTGTGGAAGGTGTCCTTCGTGACCGCAGCATCGCCGATTGGGCGAAGGACACAAAGCCcttcagcgacggcgacccgaaggtgcaggaggagatgcggcAGAAGGTAGCACCGATCGTCTCCTGGCTCGGCATGGATGCTAAGGCAGACGCGTAGAAAGTGCACAAGTGTCAGGAGAAAAGCAGAAGAAaggcgtatgcgtgtgcctgtatgtgtgtatgtgtgcccgtaagcgtgtgtctgcgtgttgTGAAGGCTTAATGCTGCACGTAAGGCGTTGGTAACAACAAGGCaaacggaaaaaaaacgaatgAAGGAAAAACGAGTCGGTGGTGTGGTGTGCGCCAGAGGTGCGGGCGGCTTGTGCGAGTGCAAATTCaatgcgtgcgcgcatgtgggCAAGACGAACAGGTGAAGCGCACGGCTTTTGTGTTGTTTTCGCGCGATAAGCGCTGGCGATTTTTGGCACCCCCACACGCTGCTCCTGCCGTCCTCTTGTGCAACCCTACACCTCCCATGCAGACGTATGCTGAATGCCACCAACGTGTATACATGCTCGCGCACACCTTCGCGAACGGCGaatggtgtgtgtgtgtggggggggggggcatcaGCTCGTCTCTGCTGCCGAACGCACTAGTGTATGGCTACCGCGCACTTAGCATGTTGGTCTCGCGCACTCTTCTCGCTGTCtccgcttccttctctttt contains:
- a CDS encoding putative eukaryotic translation initiation factor 5: MAAQMVPIDPDKKDDVYYRYKMPAVQTKVEGSGNGIKTVLPNIHDICLVINRPEEVLMKYFQFELGAQRTVSTKDDKFLLMGAHPTERMQDKLYDFIRKFVLCKYCRNPETAIHLDAGKKGSASISMVCGACGKRSNFDEHRTKTFMAQYYEKHPVEAKAAKGAAEARKKDDAPAADEVAAPTKPEKESGKSVGKSDLRDDREDPKVVFARVLKESWGKNDELVGRTVRLLSQYNLPEHYGPPMALSAMLLEHRDDLLSTMKTHARLLKRLCTVPELFSRSEGYDEKELTEFYKREKKIQKTFLRECAKEFATNFTPDKFAVLIFMLFVEGVLRDRSIADWAKDTKPFSDGDPKVQEEMRQKVAPIVSWLGMDAKADA